From a single Synechococcales cyanobacterium T60_A2020_003 genomic region:
- the rplB gene encoding 50S ribosomal protein L2 — protein MGIRFYRPYTPGTRERTVSEFSEITKTEPEKSLVRYSHRRKGRNNRGVITCRHRGGGHKRLYRVIDFHRNKHNVPAKVAAIEYDPNRNARIALLHYEDGEKRYILYPDGLKVGDKIIAGSAVPYEIGNAMPLGNVPLGTIVHNVELIPGRGGQMVRAAGASAQVVAKEGNFVTLKLPSSEVRMVRRECYATIGQVGNSDSRNVTLGKAGRKRWLGKRPEVRGSVMNPVDHPHGGGEGRAPIGRPSPVTPWGKPALGRKTRNRRKASSALIVRGRRRSSKRGRGGRNA, from the coding sequence ATGGGCATTCGCTTTTACCGACCTTACACGCCCGGAACGCGTGAACGTACCGTTTCAGAGTTTAGCGAAATCACGAAAACTGAGCCTGAAAAATCTCTAGTTCGTTATTCTCATCGGCGCAAGGGCCGCAATAATCGCGGCGTAATTACGTGTCGTCATCGCGGCGGCGGTCATAAGCGTCTCTATCGGGTTATTGACTTTCATCGGAATAAGCATAATGTTCCGGCTAAGGTTGCTGCGATCGAATATGATCCCAATCGCAACGCTCGCATTGCGTTGCTTCACTATGAGGACGGCGAGAAGCGTTACATTCTTTATCCTGATGGGTTGAAGGTAGGCGACAAAATCATCGCAGGTTCTGCGGTTCCTTATGAGATTGGTAATGCGATGCCTTTAGGCAATGTCCCTCTGGGTACCATCGTTCATAATGTTGAGTTAATTCCAGGGCGTGGCGGCCAGATGGTTCGTGCGGCGGGTGCCTCTGCACAGGTAGTTGCGAAAGAAGGAAATTTCGTCACGTTGAAGCTCCCATCGAGTGAAGTTCGAATGGTACGTCGAGAGTGCTACGCGACGATTGGTCAAGTTGGAAACTCAGACTCGAGAAACGTCACCTTAGGGAAGGCGGGTCGTAAGCGTTGGTTAGGCAAACGTCCAGAGGTACGGGGTAGCGTTATGAACCCTGTTGATCACCCTCATGGTGGAGGTGAAGGTCGGGCTCCAATTGGACGTCCCAGCCCGGTCACTCCTTGGGGTAAGCCAGCACTTGGACGGAAAACGCGTAATCGTCGTAAGGCTAGCAGCGCATTGATTGTTCGCGGTCGTCGTCGTTCTTCGAAGCGCGGTAGAGGCGGTCGGAACGCTTAA
- the rpsS gene encoding 30S ribosomal protein S19 has protein sequence MSRSLKKGPFVADHLLRKIEVLNEKGDKQVVKTWSRASTIIPQMIGHTIAVHNGRQHVPVYVTEQMVGHKLGEFAPTRTFRGHEKSDKKARR, from the coding sequence ATGTCCCGTTCTCTAAAAAAAGGTCCTTTTGTCGCGGATCACCTTCTACGGAAGATTGAGGTACTCAATGAAAAGGGTGACAAGCAAGTCGTCAAAACTTGGTCGCGTGCATCCACAATCATTCCTCAAATGATCGGTCATACGATTGCAGTACATAACGGACGACAGCATGTTCCCGTTTACGTAACGGAACAAATGGTAGGGCACAAGTTAGGTGAATTTGCGCCGACCCGTACTTTCCGAGGTCATGAAAAGAGCGATAAAAAAGCTCGTCGCTAA
- a CDS encoding 50S ribosomal protein L23, which produces MIKFNDSRSFADLVRRPIVTEKATILLEDNKYTFEVDPRSTKTQIKAAIEELFDVKVTKVNTQNPPEKSRRVGRFAGRKPHYKRAVVTLAEGDSITLFPDV; this is translated from the coding sequence GTGATCAAGTTTAATGATTCACGTTCGTTCGCTGACCTTGTACGCCGCCCAATCGTCACTGAGAAAGCAACGATTCTTCTTGAAGATAACAAGTACACCTTCGAAGTTGATCCGAGATCGACTAAAACTCAAATCAAGGCTGCTATTGAGGAGCTATTTGATGTCAAGGTTACAAAGGTCAACACCCAGAATCCACCAGAGAAGTCTCGTCGAGTTGGACGTTTTGCAGGTCGCAAGCCTCATTATAAGAGAGCTGTTGTAACCCTAGCTGAGGGCGATTCCATTACCCTCTTCCCTGACGTATAG